The DNA segment GTACTCGTCAGGCAGTACGTGTAGGGCATCGAGTCGCACGCTGAGTCGGCAAACACGAGGCACGGCGCGTCGTCGCTCTTTCGAGACCAGGCGAGCACGGGCCGACCATGTGCCGGCGAGACGTGTTCTCTCCTCAGCGTGGTCCAGGACTGCGCCGTCACGTTGAACCTCCACAGCTCACAGTCAGTTCCGAGCTCCCTCCACAGCCAGAGGTCTTCGCCTCCAGTCCAGGAATAGGACTTGGCTAGAGAGTCCGGGTAATTGGGGGTGCCTTGGCTCCACTGGGAGGCGACGTTCCAGTTCTTGTACACGGTCAGTCCTGAGGCCTTCCAGAGGATGGTGGTACTATTGAGGAGGGCGGTGCCGTTATGGTACTTGTCCGTGATGACGTACACTTGGTCCCGGTGgtaccatgtgtgtgtgtgtgacttcCTGGCGGGCAGCACCGGAAGCCTCGTGGACTCGGTGACGTTGATGTGGCCGTCACCGAGGAACCTGGTGAGGGAGCCGGTCTTGAGGTTGAGCATTTGGATCTCGTCCGGAGTGCACCAGATTGCGGCCGTTGCCTGCGTAAGAAATGAGTGATCGTCAACTAGAGAAATGATTACGAGTGGTACGCAAGCAGTGCTGCCTTTGTGATAACTCGGCTGGCGTGCATTGGTTGACGCACTTAAAGCAGTGCCAACTCGAAGCATCATTGGCAGGCCTGGCAAGCACACTAACCGTCGCTAAAGCGAACATATTCTCGCGCTTGGTGCACGGCTGTCGCCATCTGGTTCACGTGCTTATGGCAGCACGCACAGCCCACGACTCTGCTTCTGTGAACACAACGGGGAATTAATGCGTCTTGGCGAAATGAATACAGAGGTAGTTAAGCTTTCTTCGATATTAGGGACGTTTATTCCAGTGAAGCTTGCAGTCATGAGCCAGCGCTCGTGTCTGGTATCTATTTTTTACTTACACTTAGTGGCTTGCACCGTTGTAATCACGAAAATTGAACTTGCAATAGCAACCTATACTTTAGTGCACTTCTAAAGTACAGCAGGCTATACTCCTTCCCACATCGTTTATTTCCACCCTTATATTCCGCTCAACGACGCAACATGATGCACCAATTGGCCCCACAGTCAACAATTCTATAAGTTAGTGTTTGCAGTGGTTTGTGTCATCTTGTCTGAATCCTCTTGTGTGTCATATCTGTAATCGCGCAAAATATAAGCCGGTAAACGACGCGAAATGTGTGCAGGAAAAGATAGGAGGAAACAGCCGCCATTCACCCAGTGCATGCTAGATGGTTCCACAATACCGCGCGTCGTAGCAAAAACAGACAATTCACCAACTCGCGTTACCTTGGCCTTTCTAGCGTTAGTTAGCCAACGCGTGCACTTTAGAGCGTCCCTGAAACGGCGTgtacaaattttgtagacgcgagggtacagctacagtaaaacattcgcgccacaatttaagtgaagcggcCCTTATTAAGAgcgctacggacgattacaagttaccctcctccccaGCGATGCTTTTAAGTGCGCAGCACTTTAGTTAAGGGcacgggctgtcggcgtctaatgtgtcatGTCGTCACACTCAGAAAATACAAGCGCAAAACAGGGCCAAAACATGCCAATGCCAGCGCAAAACCGGGTAATATAAACTAACTAGATTCAGAATAATATAACACACAGGAATACTCATGAATTAATCGAATTATTTAAGAGAAATTCGTTAAAATAGCGTCTCACGCACCCGGCTAATACCGGCGCAGTGCAACAGAGgacgccaccaccccacaagtggGGTGGTGgcgcaaaattagttttgaagcaaaattagtttgagctaaattagttttgaagaaaggctcaggaacatggatgaaaataaatgggcggctaaagtgcacaagtatctctacatgaaaagcgtagacacagaatggaggaagaggtcaaggaagttggcaaccaagtacaggataatcgaaactgcaaatagacaaccaggagtcatcagaaagaaagtgagagaaatagagaccgtgaattggatgcaaagaatggaaacaaaaaggacaatggagatttacaagaatgagaagaaagaaattagaagggaaaatctgtacgataacacaaagggcagtgccttgctatttgaggctcgagccggttgcctaaggacgaaaacatatcggaacaaatattcggaactagatgagacatgtgcatgctgcagtaaagatccagaaaccactcagcacatcctgatggaatgcgacgggatccacccagcgagaaccgtaggtaacgtgcaactcccagaagcgcttggtttcaaagtgcaaggaaacataaacagatcagccgtagagatcagcaagagacgattggagtactggtggaaaaaaagcagggaaaagatggatacgacctgatctcttaaaatcataggcagcggcacaaggtaaatttttgaaaaaggaaaataataatgagaggtatacaaaaatgctagataaagaacatgtatagtatacctgattaaatcaagcaggctaggtgactatttgttgccgccccgtttcaaaggggatgccaatgaatcatcatcatcatcatggaagaATTCCGCTCGCCAGCGCGCGACATCtggcgggagaggaggagcgcgcctaGAGCCGTTTCCGCGCGCCCGCACGCTCTTTCCCGCCATGAACGCCGAGCAGCAAGCTAAAGTTTTTAGGGACTTCACAGCAAGCACGCTTGAagcgacagcgggcgctcgcccgtgaaagacagtGCCGACGCAGGGATGATCAAGCGatgcgcgcccgagaagctgaagactgctcgccagcgcaggcatGCAAATCCCAACATCGTAAAGAGaatagctaaacacaagataaacacagggaAAACACCGGCTAATCTCTGCTCCGCactccccagctttcacgttgagtggaactgcattagcGCCGAGTTTACCATTACATTAGCGCCGAGCGACGCCACGATAATATTTAATATTGTTTCTCCTTGACTCGTTCACCGAGTGAtaggggctaagctccgccttcattGGCTCTGCTGCATAATGTgacgtcgtgtcgtctacttccggttgtgtTGGAGCCAGAGCACGATGCCTCCCCAACCCCTCCACTAGCCGCATTGCCGTCGATCCGcagcgagagctatccaagcagcgtgcgtcgCCGCGCCGAGCGTGTCCGTTATTCCGGTTAgcacaggcgagctgggcgttttgatGGAGAGGAGTAAACTAAGCTCCCTCCATACTACTACCGCTGTGATGAAAGAGCTTTAGCGTAACCGTGAGCGGCCAGCACGGTGCAGCTTCCTGGTGGCGCAGAGTTTAACGAGCCAAACACAGCTAACATTGCTGTAagcaagtgtaaaacattttaaacatttaaaaagacagCGTGCTCGTGATTACGATCCTGTCGAAAATTTAGatcagcagcaaagtagaatacacttggctactgctatattagctctgtgtttgtctgattGAGATTTGTGCCACCAGGTGCTGCACCGTGAAGgtcgttcacgtttgcgcctctgctcacccggtaaaacgcccagtccactTGCGCTTGAGTtcacccgaataccggacacccTAGAActctctattgtggtagtaatcctccggcgtgaagtgacggccagACGCTGGCGCCGATCGGATACCGACAGCCCGATGTGCAGTAGCCACCCTCTCgcatgttgccttgcagagggacacgatgtcgcagcttgacctGGCTATCGCCGATCGCTACATTTGCAGTCCACAACGTAACAAAGGCGgtccatggtgctcgcgaaaagaaagctcgagaccaacactgaccgcacCTCGCGTCAACACGGAGAGCGTTGTAACGCAAGCAGACGACATTTGCTCTGTGGCGGAAGCGCTTGACTGCAGTGATAAATTGTCGTTGTGTATCCTCTTCCTGTTAcatttttatagaaacaaattatcTAACATTTCAACTATTGCGAACGACAATTGTTCATCGTAAAGCTGAATAAAATTGATAGATGACGCAacctgggtagccaatcggagAGCTCCCCCAACTGACGTCAATTGGGCTAACTACGTCAATTGTGAGGGGGCGGCTGAAGACTCGCGGGAGCGACGCCGCTGCGATTGGTAGCGAAGCACATTTATGAAATTTAATAATGAATTACACGCCTTACGCGGAGCGCTTAAATgcgtcacttaatgatcagaaggacgtAGCCTAACCACTAGTACGTTTGTAACAAAATCGTCAGAATTGTTTCAAGGGCCCTTTAAGCTGTGACCGATGACCAAGATCGCGTGCGTCATCACCACCGTGAGAAGATAGGCCTTAGCTTGCTATCGTTATCCCTTTCTGCCGCAGCTTTATGCGGAAAGCTTTTAGACGGACTTCATTTTTTATCGCGTTCTTAGCGTACTTACGAATAATGCTTACCGGCGTGCCGCCACGCGCCTGTCCCAACGTGACGTTCCTCCAGGCCGATACGCGGTGCGTGTGCAAGAAAGCGTGAACACCGTCGTACAGCAGCACGTGGCGGTCGCTGGCGCACACCACTCGCCAGGCGTCGCCGCTGAGCTTCTGGGGCAACGGCGAGTCCCGCCAGACGGCGCCCCCTCCGGtgccgccgccgcctcctcctCTGCTGCTGACCGGCGGTGACGGAGACAGCGTCCAGATCTTGGTGGCGCTGAGGGCGTACAGCGAGCCGTCCGGGGACCGGTGGCCCGAGAACGGGAGCAGGCGGCATGACGTCGGGGACGGGGTGGGTTCTGGCATCCTGACTCTCTCTGCGAACACGAGGGGAGGGGGGATAGAGCGGAGGAATGTTAACGAACAGGGTGTAACGCTCATAACGAACCAAACACGAGGCAGTCACCTGAACGACAGCGCGAGCTTACGTACAACTTGTCCGTATTACCGCTTATtaccatcatcatcctcatcatcattcatGAACCCTTAAAAGCCCCTGTTGGGGTATTACATGTAGGGAATGCCGGGTTACCGCGGATATGTGGACGACAATTACAACGTTAGTAGCGACACCTTGTGGCCCTTTATCCAACtacaacgcgttagaaatgtttTACCGCGACGCCGGTGTTTCTCGAGGTTTGCCGCACACTTCCGGATGCAACGAAACGCCTGACATGGCGGCATTCGGCCCACTTCAGGCTGAACGGGTAGCCGTTTCTAACCTGTTTTCCCCTTTCACGGTAAGTGAATGGTGTTGTAGACTCTTGCTACGCCCACGTTGCCTGCAAACTTGGGGCGTTATCTCGGCGGTATTCTTGAGGTTGTTCTCGATATCGAGGGATGGAGGCCTAGCCCATGATCGCACTAGTGTGCTAGAATATTCAACAAACAAAATTCAACAAACACTAAACGAACACGCACCTTCATGCTTGCTCAAAAACCAACACCCAAACTTTAGTGTCTTGTGTCATTAATAACAGttctttttgaaaaaaaaatgtaacaaacatTTTTCTAAAAGCCTATATTGTTACCTTTGTTcgtgggacctctttgggtcccaggtgtgacaagggttgTTCAAGGGCACGGTACAGGTCCCGacgcccacaggggtatgtgccaatgcGATTGGACCCTTTTTGCGCTATCACCAGGGTCGGTCCTAAgttttgcacacgcacacgaaaaatgcacggaagcctagccatacacagtttcgctgtaaaaaaaaaaaaaaaaaaaaaagaaaaaaaaaaaaaacctccgacgtttcggagcccggGCGGCTACTCCTTCAGTGGTGCAATGGCGTGATGCGTAGCAGTGTTTATGTGCGTCTCTGGTGCTTTGACAGGCGCGCTGACACTTTTCGTAGATCTTGAGCGTAAACGGCGGGTAGTAACTTTTCTCTTCAAGACGACAGCCCTAGCGGGGCTAATCTGGTGATCAAAAAGCTCGCAGTGTTCTGCCACGGCACTGCGTTCTCTGCTTAGGTGGCGAATGCCATTCTTGTAATGACGAATTCTTTCCGGGAAGTTTCCAGTGTCTCCAATATACGACGCGTGGCATTCGGTGCAGGTAATCTTGTACACAATGCCCTGCGCCTTTTCAACAGGAACGTAGTCTTTTGCCCCATCCAGGCAGATATCTGCCGATTGTTTACTTTTGGTTCTGCAAGCTCCATTTGACAGAGTATCGAAAGTGGACAAATGCGATAGATGAGACTGTACGTTACGTGATATTGGTATATTATTTACGACGGTACTGAAAAAGTCCTACTGACAAACCATTAGTATATTACACAGGGTGTTTACTACATCCATTTTGTCTTCTTTGCATCTCTGATTTGCTCCGTTTATAGAATTGCGATACCGTTTTGTATTGCTGATTTACAATGTTGTGAAATGCATGCTTCTGTTTCTATGTTTCTCAATTTTGAGATATTCAGCCActtttgtgaaaaaaaatgtttaaataaGAAAGTACGCTCCCTAAATTTGGTAATTATTTAACCTTTGTTTCAAATGAAATTCGGGGGAAGTGGGAATTCAAGAAAATCAATTTCCTTGTTCCTATATATTTAGATACAATCTCTTGATGTAATGATTCCTCTtaatagagaaaaaaaagagaaagaaacttaGTGAATTGCGTTGTTCATGAATAACCACAGTGGGTAATTGTCACGCGAATTGAAATGTCCGTTGTTTTCGCGAAGCTTTacaagtaaaaaaataataaatttgtCTTGAATCCGCTATCTTTAACACTTTAAGGCAGTCGTTGCAGATGAACGTGGTACATGACAGACACTCGCCACCCTAGACAtcgaaaaaaattcagagcctagcttccactactgtgaaaatGGAAGCCACAATGAGAaggggcgtatcgtcgttgggcgtcacccaaccgaacatgtctatcattaacgtttcgatgtctttcgtaggcgttgcagggggaacgtacacagtcgcgatcaccAAACCGTCAAAGCGTTTTGTTAAAGACGGCTACGCCATTCGCGGCGCTCACACAAGCACTAACGCACTCACGTGGTCGCCGGGGTTACCTAcctcacgtaatgaagaagcaaacgtaagatccggcgAAAACCGTGGCATAATGTACACTATTTTACTAGTtcaagtttgaaaacgccgccaacccggtGTTTTCATACAAATCCACGAGGTAGCGCgacgtgtctgaaattgttgtacactaAACTTCCGGCTTCCTACGGACGCAATCTCCCGGAACCTaacctataacagcttcgctgtacaaaaaagaaaagaagaaaagaaaaggaagtggAAACGAGAGGAACACGACCACATGTGTTTCTACTAAACTCACTGTAGAGAAAACTAGTTCGGCTACTTTGAAAGTGGTGTTCTATATGCATCGATAAATTCAGCCgcattgtcgaattcgccatcttgcgagctctgaTTGGCCGAGAGGGCTGCTACGGACTCTGGTTGAAAATTTAACCCCATGGCGGAATTTGGCGAGCGATAAGTATACTACGCGAATTTTTTTCCTAATCTCCATGATTGTGGCTTCAGACGGTCTCATCACGTTTGTTTATTACgcctaaaagtaaaaaaaaaaagattccgaGCAATCCCGATGTTCTGAACCCTCGAAGGCGATATGTTACTGCGATCGTCGCGAATACGCCGCGAATTCTCGTTGTATATATAAGGTGAaatatcgctgaaaaaaaaagaaagccaattTGCAAAGCCGCAAAGTCATTTGGTGTCACGAGGACGAAGTTTATGCAAATCCGTGGACTTACTCATTGTTCCCACGCCGGCTGAACTTGCAGCTGCCGTGGGCACCAATGCCAGATTTCCCTAACTATCGCAGGGAAACTCTATGGACACAACCGTTCATTTGCATACTCGTTCAATAGAAAGCAATGCTTTTATAGACAACTGCCCCGGGCCGGCTATTTTCTGCCTGCGTTTGGCACAGGGCACTCTGCTGAGGCAGACGGGGGTCAAGGGAGAAAAACTCGCCGCGGAAAACGTTGAGGCGCATAAACCGTCTCCATCAGCCGCGCACGCCCGGTCATCACACAGCTGGCGGCAACGGCTTGCGCTGTACTGGCTTTTTCCCTAGCTCTTCCCCATCGTTCCACCTCCAACCCTTTCCCTTTACCCAGCGTCCCCGCATTTTCCCTATCCTTCCCCGCGActcccctcctcctccttttcccTCTAGGTTCCCAACCCACAATCTTTTCACCCTTTCCCGAGCCGAGAGCGAACGTGACGACAAGCGGGTTCAGCGGCTACGACAGCTCCGCGGGTTCTCTGGTGCCGGAAACACTCGCACTTAATGCGCAGGGGGAATGGAAGAAACGGTGTTTCTCGCAAAGTCGCCCGCACTCGGGCACAGTAATTAACGCGCGCTTTGATTAAAGCAGTACTGACACGTCTTAGAAACTGGACCTCGCGCTTCTCCGCCCGCAAGAGGACGACACCTAGCTATAGTATGAAGGCTGGGAAACACTTGCACTGTAATTCGATGCTATAGGCTAATACGATGCTAATACTCGCCGTATAGACGGCGaaatagacagctaagcggacAACGACCGTATTCAGTATCGTTCCGATTCTGACGAAGCCAGCAAAAAGAGACGGCTTCACGAAGATCGCATCGAAGGGAAAAACTATGCAGGCTACGTTGCCGTTTAATCAAGATGGTGGCTGAGCAGAAGTTTCGGAAACTCGACGAAAAGCTTTTCCTTCTcgcatgaaaaaaagaagaaaagaaacatatTCACATTCTCTTATGCGCTGAAGTATTCGAAGTGGAATCGAAATTCAGAATCACTTTCTGGCTCATTCAATAGAGACTTTCTCCGCAGCTACTTGTCATCTCTCGACTTAAAACAAATATTGCAGGGTTCATAGAAAGGCAACCTAACATTTTTGAATTGTGAGGAGCACTAATATTATTTGAGGCTAATGTTGCAACTGAAAGACTCCACTCCAAGTTATGACacccaaaaaagaaaagaatcgcAGGCGGCATACCAGAACCGTGAAACTCAAGAATGGTGTTGGGCAACACAGTGTTCTTGCAACACGACGAGTGAAATTCCGCGTCGTGCGGCTTTCCTCTTCGCTGCACTGCAGGCGGGTAGTGCGGTAAAGCAACCTTAACGATCATCCGCTTCTCGCGAGTCCCGCGGGATCTCGTTTCGCCACGTAGGCATGATGTCTTGTGGTTAGGCGTACGTGAAGGTACTTCGGAGCACGCACTTATCTCACACACCCGGCGCTTACGACACGTACGCCGCCCTGCTTCTTCTCAGGTGCCTTTTCTACCTAATTATTGCGGATCTCACGGATGCCTTCCTCACTTTCTCGCGCTTTTCTAGGCTTTGCCGCCTTGGACCTCGGGGATATGAGTTCTAAGTGCATTTATTGTCTTTTGTTTGCTTTTATTTTTAGCTGACAACGGTTTTGGTTTGTTTTGTTTGGTTATGTTGCTGACGAGAGCATGTGTCGGCTGCTCGTCTCGTGAAATGACATTTAGCCCTCACGTAATCGGCTCTCCTCTACGAGATGTTCTCGCGGGAAGTTTCGCGCCGCGCAGGCGGAAGTCATGTAACATACAATTTATGTAACACGCACCCCCATTTTGCTCCGTTTTGtatacatagcaggcaacgctaAAATGACTTCTCTCaatgcgcatcatcatcatcatcgtcatcatcatcatcatcatcagactaaatttatgttcactgcaggacgaaggcctctccctgcaatctccaattactcctgtcttgcgctagctaatttcaacgtgcgcctgcaaatttcctaacttcatcacccaacctagttttcttccgtcctcgactgcgcttccctcctcttagtatccattctgtaactctaatggtccaccggttatccatctagctacgcattacatggcctgcacagctccattttttttctttttatgacaattcgaatatcggctacccccttttactctctgatccacgccgctctcttcctgtctcttaacagcctttttcgttccatcgctctttgtgcggtccttaacttgttctcgagcttctttgttagcctccaagtctctgccctatattttagcaccggtagaatgtaatgattgtagacttttcttttcaatgacagtggtaagctcccagtcaggatttgataatgtctgccgtatgcactccagccccattttattcttctgcaaatttcctcactgcGCATATTctcgatcaaaaaaaaaaaaaaaaagagctgcagATGAATGAAATGTGCAGTCGAACCGCGTTAGTTTTACCGAAGTCGCATCTGACAAAATAAAAAAGCTTCGTTATAAACATATATGTGTTACACTGTAAAGTGGCGAGACAATTTTtgtttacttcgttatatctgatAATTCGTTACATCCGTGTTCGTTGTACCGAAGTTGGACTTACACAGAAATTTTCGATACGTAAAGGCgagtcttgcgctgagcgataacgctTTAACAAAGCTTAGCCGGTCGAAAACGTTCACCGAAAACAGACAATTTATTCGCGTGTTAATTACGGGTACGCGTCATGCAATTCGATTCAATAGGTATGGTCACAAGATTATGACTTAATTATTACATGGAAGCTATCTTGTGAAGTTATTTACCACCGAACAAGCGGAGTGACACGTTCCTGCGACCAGCGGCCGCTGCGCACCGCTTGCGTTCGCGACCAAAACATAGTTCGCCGCACAACGGAAGCACAGAGGTACGCCGCATAATGCGTAATTTGACCTAACATTTCGCGCACAAGTTGTGGACGTGATATACGATGTAGTTAGTTCGTGGAAAGCGTCGTAGCTGAAAGAAAACTTCACTGCGAAACGCGCGGAGTGAGACCTGCAGTGACCGAACTACTTGCGTAGCGTGCGCAACGTTACCTGGTACGAAACGGGGCACAGCGAGCGAACGCAATATCAGGTATTGTGTTGTGACCACAATCAGGCCACAATGCAAACAACTCCCACCGAAGGCATTGTAGAAAATCTGCTGTCTCTCTATTGACTTTGTTTAGGCCTCCTGTAACATTACCTTCAGTGGCAACAGAATATCGTGCGTCAGTTTCACAAGCGCGCGGGAGCACGTCTTACAAGTCATTAATGATATTCTGTTGTCTTTCTGAAGAATTTTCGACTCCTGTCATAGACATTGCAAGGACATGCGACAGGATGTCGCGCAATATTTTTACAAGGGACACGcccaacttaaaaaaaaagtcgtTATAGGAAGCCTATTAGTCTATTTGTGTTGTTTCTGCTACATCTTATAGACGTTATGTTGACACGCCACAGAACAGAATATCATCCATTATTCTTGCAAGAGACGCGGGCGCGCACATAAAGATGAGTAGGAGTGGAAATATATTGCTTAATAACAAGGAGAACAATATAATAGAAATATAGCAACTGATGACCCCTACGGGCTTCGTTTCTGCGTAGCCTCCTGGTTGACACAAGAACTGTCACGTGACCGAAACGAGAAAAGGTTAGGAAGCAGCGAAATGATACAGTAAGACAGAAATTGCGAAGTTCGAGAATACAAACGGCAATAGATACAAAAATTAACATCAAGAAAGGCAACAACTACACAAGCTCGACAGGAAAGCAGCAGAAACGAAGTCACCCCAATATCGAACTCGAAAACATTCTATGTCACCTCACACTTCAAAGACGCTTGGTTCACTGCTGCCCCGTTATACTGCGGAACATACGGTGTACGCACCGGCCGGTGCGCCTGCTTTCTTTGACCGTACACACTCTCCACCCGCTTTTACCCTGTgcttgcgtgtttgtgtatgtcgCAGTTGTTCGCGCTGTAGAGCAGCAAAAGAGGCCGGGAGTGAAAGGGGGCCACTGTGGCCCAATGTGTGTGCGTGGGCGAGCAGCGGCTCAGACGTGACCCCGACGCCTCTCATCCGGGGCTTCCACCAAGAGCGTTGCTCGACGTCGCGGGCATCGGCGTGGCGCGTGTCCTACGTCGCAGCCGGACGAGTTTTGTTCCTGTCTGGTTTGGGACCGCGGGGCTTCGAGTGTTTGGCAACCGGAGCAGGGGGTTTGACGCCGGTCCGTGGCTCGGGCCCGCGCCGGTCTCCTGAGTGATGAAGCATGTCGTCTTCGTTTTGTGGGACTGCCGTCTCTCTTACACATGGTCTCTCGGTCTTTCTGCCGATgcatttctttctctcgttctttcaTTGTATATATATCTTGTCTTGGATCGCTTCttgcttcttcttttctttctgccttatttttcgtttctttaccgttgtgccccttccggtggcagttgccagcctgctcctcgctttcacTTTCCTGTCAAGTCTATATACGTattcaaataaaataataatacttgattaattattttttttgttctttcttttcgtttcgtCGTTCTTTTCTGAGAAATTTATCAACTTttgtgctttctttctctcttttcttcctAACTTATTACCTTTTAGCTGCttggcagttttttttcttcttctttgtgacATAGTATAAGAGGTTCCCCTACAGTGTTTCCCTATGGGACCTCTTTCTGCGTGACAAATGTATCCGCTTCTGAAAATATGCGCTAAAACTGAACAAGTATTCAACTTCATCTTCATTTCCTTTCGTTTATCCGGAGTGGGGGCGTAGCGGCTTTGGTGCCGCGCTGcttaagcccgaggtcgcggtatcgaatcccagccgcggcggccgcgtttcgatgggggcgaagtgcaaaaccTCCCATGTACCGTGCtctttggtgcacgttaaagaaccccaggtggtcagaatgaATCTGTAGTCCTCCACTatcgcgtgcctcataatcgtatcgtggttttagcacgtaaaatcctggaatttaattttaaaaaagtcctttctttctttcctgccttctttccttcccttcccTGTTTGACTAACCGCGGGGACTCGTTGGCCTGGGCGTTCTGCATCTAAGTGCGAGGTCGCGGATTTGAGTCTTGCTCCGGCTTCCGCACTCGAGCTGCGCGAGGACGATGACCTCCAATGCTAGGAGTGGTTTAATTGGGCAAACATTAGAAATCTGTCATTTTTTATTACCTTTgcgcacgtatatatatatatatatatatatatatgcagtacACGATGTGACTGACTGCAGTGGACCTCTGCAACGAGAGCACGTTTATTGTCGCCATGATGTCATATGGGCTGTTTGTCGTGAGCAGGC comes from the Dermacentor silvarum isolate Dsil-2018 chromosome 9, BIME_Dsil_1.4, whole genome shotgun sequence genome and includes:
- the LOC119464161 gene encoding uncharacterized protein LOC119464161; its protein translation is MAAAVISSVCFLAVLLRGTICAGPNRTERVRMPEPTPSPTSCRLLPFSGHRSPDGSLYALSATKIWTLSPSPPVSSRGGGGGGTGGGAVWRDSPLPQKLSGDAWRVVCASDRHVLLYDGVHAFLHTHRVSAWRNVTLGQARGGTPATAAIWCTPDEIQMLNLKTGSLTRFLGDGHINVTESTRLPVLPARKSHTHTWYHRDQVYVITDKYHNGTALLNSTTILWKASGLTVYKNWNVASQWSQGTPNYPDSLAKSYSWTGGEDLWLWRELGTDCELWRFNVTAQSWTTLRREHVSPAHGRPVLAWSRKSDDAPCLVFADSACDSMPYTYCLTSTELAGGQATTTSVASQANTTSAASQVDTATEISSVTPHYTTSGARTDAGTPPAVTTSPAATTRDVTTTTSVKPTGVTLTSDTTSPSTTTTTASSLTTKAIAGEDASYSVIDSDQSKWHQRNSGIFGSIIFFGTSITIFTIVGVVWCIRHCVHFPKEALLLRDPPSVRYTAIPDTIA